From Candidatus Denitrolinea symbiosum:
GCGGGCGTGTCGGCAGCGAACGAGTTGACCGCCACCACCACGTTCACGCCGTACTTGAGCGCGTTCTCGATGTGCTGAGTCAGGTTGGGCAGGCCCTTCTCGAGCAGTTCGAGATTCTCGTCGATATATTCGGGCGGCAGCGGTTTGCCAGCCACCACCTTCGGGCCGCCGCCGTGCATCTTGAGGGCGCGGATCGTGGCGACCAGCACCACTACATGCGGGATCAGGCCGGAGTAGCGGCACTTGATGTCCATGAATTTTTCCATGCCGATGTCCGCGCCGAAGCCCGATTCGGTCAGGACGTAATCCGCCAGTTTGAGCGCGATCTTGTCGGCGATAATGGAACTGTTGCCGTGCGCGATGTTGGCGAACGGTCCCGCGTGGACGATGGCGGGCGTGCCCTCGAGGGTCTGCATCAGGTTCGGCTTGATGGCGTCCTTCATCAGCACGGTCAGCGCGCCGGCCACCCCGAGATCCTCGGCAGTGACGGCTTCGCCGCGCATGTTGACCGCGACCACCATCCGCCCGAGCCGCTCGCGCATATCTTCGAGGCCGGTCGTCAGCGCCAGGATCGCCATGATCTCCGAAGCGACCGTGATGTCGTAGCCGGACTTATGCTCGTGACCGGCTTCGTCCTTGCCGAGGCCGACCATGACCTCGCGCAGGAAGCGGTCGTTCACGTCAATAACGCGCCGCCACTGGATCCCGTTCGGGTCGATGTCGAGACGGGCGAAGCGGGCGCGTTCTTCGGGCGTCAGTTCGTTCGGATCGGTCTTGTCAATCCCAAGTTTCTTGAGCCGGCGCAGCATCGAAGGCGAGAATTTGCGCCTGCCCTTCTTATCGGGCGGGCAAAGCGCGTCGAAGAGTTTGTTGTCGTCGGGCGTTTCCTTTTCGTGCAACATGCGCGCGTCCAGCGCGGCGGCGCACAGGTTGTGCGCGGCGGTGATGGCGTGGATGTCGCCGGTGAGATGGAGGTTGAAATCCTCCATCGGAATGATCTGGCTGTAGCCGCCGCCGGCCGCGCCGCCCTTGATGCCGAAGGTCGGTCCCTGCGAGGGCTGGCGGATGACGGTCATCACGCGCTTGCCGAGGTGCGCGCCCAGCGCCTGCGACACGCCGACCGTGGTGGTGGTCTTGCCTTCGCCGAGCGGGGTGGGCGTGATGGCGGTCACGTCAATATATTTGCCGTCCGGCCGTTTTCCGATGCGCTCCAGAATCTCGAGTTTGATCTTGGCTTTGTGCGGACCGAAGAGTTCCAGCTCGCTCTCTTTAATTCCCAGTTCCTTCGCGATCTGCAAAATCGGCTTAAGTTTGCCTGCCTGCGCGATCTCGATGTCCGAAGGCACGGGGTCGAGCAGTTTTAATTTAGTGGGAGCGTAGGGGAATTTTTTGACGGCGGGTTTTCTGGCCGTTGTTTTCTTCTTGACTGCCTTTTTTACTGCGACTTTCTTTGCGGGTTTCTTTGCTTTCAGGGTTGCCATGTGATCTCCTTGCTTGAATAAGCGGGTAGTTTCCCCAATATTAACGAAAAAATTCACAAAACACAATGGATTTCCGTCACTATTTTGTCATTTACGCCCCCAATTCAGTCCCCACCGCCTCCCCAGCCAGGGCGCGGGACAGGTTTCCCGCCTCTTCCGCCGAGAAGATGCGCGCCGTCAGCCCGGGAATTTCGCGGATCAACTCAAACATCAGGCCGACTTTGGCGGACATCCCGCCGGTCACGTCCACGCTGGAGGAGGCCCCGATCTCCGCCCGCATCGCTTCATACGACTGGAGGCCGACCCGGCGGACGAGCCGCGTCCGCGCCGGGAAGTCCTCCCAGACGCCGGCCTCCAGCCCCGCCAGCAGGATGCGTCCCGGGCGAAGTTCCCGCGCGAGGTGGGCGAACAGGTCCTCGGTCGAAAGGATCGTGCCGCCGCGCGCCTCGTCGAAGATCACGTCGCCATAGACGACCGGGACGAGGCCCGCCTCCAGCGCGGCGCGCAGCGGAGTCAAGTCCCAGCGGGCGACGCGCGGGCCGCGCGCGGTCACGGCAGAGACGGGCGCGAGGGCAACAGCCGGGAGTCCCGCGCCGCGCAGCGCCTCCATCACGAAGCGGTTCAACTGCGAGGCCTGGAACCAGACCTCGGCGAAGCCTTTCCAGTAAGCGCCCCCCTCCGTCTCCCCCCTTTTACTCCGCAAGAGGGGGGAGCGTCCCGCAGGGACGAGGGGAGTCAACCCGTCGCGCGTGCCGTAGCGCTTCGCCGCGGCATGGCCGAACGAGCCGGAACCGTGTCCGAGAATCAGAGGCCGGTCCGAGGTCCAGGAGGAGGCGATCTCGTCCGCGAGCGCGTTCAGTTTGTCCAGCCGGGGCGTGAAGGGTTTGTCCTTGTCGGTGATGAGCGATCCGCCCAGTTTGAGGAGGGTGAGTCCGGTCATGCGTTGAATGTAGCACACGCGGATATGAGCGTCAAGCGTGCGGTATAATTTTCGCATGTCTTCGTTCAGCGGCACGAACCTTCCCAGCCTGCTCCTCGCGGCGGCGGCCGTTTTCCTTTTTAGCGCGGGCGTGCGCGCCATCGCGATGGGAAGCCGGACGATCTACTTCCGTCATCGCCGCCAGCGCGTGCTGGCCGGTTGGTGGATGACCGGCGCGGGGCTGGCTCTGGGACTCGTCGCCTTTCTGGTTTTCCGCCCGGGCGGTTCCTTCCTGCCGGCGTCGCCCACGCCCGCCGCGCCCGCCCAAACGGTCAGCCCGACCGCGCCGCCGACGCGGACCGCGCCTCCCGCGCCGACGCTCCCGACGAAGCCCGCGTTCACCAGCGCTGCCAGTCCCACGCCGCACCTGCCGCTCTCGCTGGAGATCATGGTCATCAGCACAGTCACGCCCCAGCCCTCGGCCACCATCGGCGACATCCGCTTTGCCGAGGCTTTGCAGGACAACTATCCCGTCGGCAACCGCGTGGAGTGGCGCAACCCGCTGAAACGCATGTACGCCAGTTTCGCCTACACCCACATGACCTACGGAGTCCAGTTCACCGCGCTCTGGTTCCGCAACGGCGAATTGGTGGCGTTCGAAAGCGGCCCGTGGAAGACGGGCGGCCACGGACGCGTCGCCGTCAAATGGGAGCCCGCGCCGCAGGAATGGCATCCCGGCGAATACGAAGTGCAGTTCTTCGTGGGGACGGAATGGAAGGCGACGGGACGATTCAGCCTGAAAGGCAACCCGCCGACTTCGACATTTACCCCCACCCTCACGCCGACGGACACCCCGCGTCCTGCCTCGACTTCGACATTCACCCCCACCCTCACGCCGAGTCCCACCCCGACGGCGACGGTCACGCCGGCCAAGTAGTAAGACGATCAATTCCTTATGGACATTCGCTCTGGTTTTATCGCGGCTTCCATCCTGTTGGCGATCTGGGCGCTCGCGGTTTTTCGGTCTGGATGGATCACATTCCATTCCGCGGCGCGGCTGACGTTCTACCGCATCAAACGCTCGCGCGAGTCGCGCGGCCGCTGGCTCATCCTGGCATCCTTTCTCATCCTGGCGATAGCCATCTTCCTGCCCATTTACGGACAGCCGGTCGCCTATCATTATTTCCCGCCCTCCCCGACTCCCTCGCTCACGCTCACGCCTTCCGTCGTCCCGACCATCACGCTGACGCCCACCATCACGTTGACGCCGACCATCACCGACACGCCGCTCTACTCCGAGACGCCGACCGGCACGCCCACACCGTACCTCCCGCTGGTCGTGGAAGCGCAATTCGTCAGCGTCGTCACGCCCAACCCCGAAGCGGCCATCAGTCCGCTGGCCTTCGCCCTGGCGGTGACGCAGGACGGCCTGCCGCAGAATCCGTCCACGCTATTCCGCAACCCGATCCAGAAAATCTACGCGTCCTTTTCGTACGATAAGATGGTTCCCGGCTCGCAATGGAGCGCGGTCTGGTTCCGCAACGGGGAATACGTCTGCCACGAAAGTTACCCGTGGGACGGCGGCACGGGCGGATATTACTACAGCGAGTGCGCCAACCCGGTTGGCGGCTGGCAGCCGGGCGTTTACTCGGTCCAGATCTACGTCGGGACGGAATTCAAACGCGCCGACGCGTTCACCGTGGAAGGCGCGGCGCCCGAAACGCCCGCCCCCTCCCCCACGCCTTCTATGACCGCGACGCCGTAGAGCAAGCCTGAGGTTTGCTCTATAGACAATGAACCACAGATGAAAGGGATGAAGAACGCTTTTATCCCTTTCATCTGTGATTGACATATCACAAAGGAGACTCATCGCTCATGTCCGACAAAGCCTTTCAGGATTACTACCCCGATTATTTCGCCGTCTGCTACGGATGCGGGAGCCAGAACGAACTCGGCTACCAGATCAAGAGTCACTGGGACGGGGACGAGACGGTCGCGTACTTCCAGCCCAAGCCCTACCACACGGCGATTCCCGGCTACGTGTACGGCGGGCTGCTGGCTTCGCTGATCGACTGCCACGGGACGGGGACCGCGGCCGCGGCCGGTTACCGCGCCGAAAACCGCGAGATGGACTCCGAACCTCCGCTCCGCTACCTGACCGCCTCCCTGCACGTGGATTATCTCAAGCCCACGCCGCTCGGCCCGGTCCTTGAAGTGCGCGGCCGGGTGAAGGAAGTGAAGGGGCGCAAAGTGGTCATCGAAGAATGGATCACGGTCAACGGCGAAATCACCGTCAAAGGCGAAGTGGTGGCGGTGCAAGTCCCCGAGCAAATGGTGAAGGATTTGTTAAAGTAGGACAAATTGTCGATTTGGCAATCGTCTAAAATAAGCGCCGAGCCTCAACGCGAATTTCGCAAATGCGCGAATGACGCGAAATCCTTCTCGATTGATTCATGAAATTTGCCAATTTGCCCCCAAAGCAAGTTGGCAATTTGCTTTACAGGTCACGTGTTTTCAATGGGGGAATCATCGCCTTCGCGATCTGCGCGGCGAGGCGGGCGTTACCGAGCAGGAGCGACAGGTTGGCGCGCATGGACTTCCCATCCGTCAACTCATTCACGCGCTGGAGCAGGAACGGGGTCAACGCCTGACCGCCGATGCCTCTCTCCTGCGCCTCGCGCGAGGCCTGTTCCTCCACGGGGTCAATTTCCTCGCGGGGGATTTCATCCTCGGCGGAGATCGGCCGGCAGACCAGAACGGCGGAGGGCATCCCGAGCTCCCAATGCGCGCGGGCGAAGTCCGCGGCCTCCTGCGGCGAGTCGACGCGGGCGCTGGTCTTGAATCCGCTGCGGCGCGAGAAGAAGGCGGGGAACTCGTCCGTGCCGTAGCCCAGCGCTGGGACGCCGTTCGTCTCGAGCATCTCCAGCGTGGACGGCAGGTCCAAAATGGATTTGGCGCCCGCGCAGACGACGATCATCCGCGTGGATGCCAGCGCCTGCAGGTCGGGCGAGACGTCGAAGCGGGCCTCCCGATGGACGCCGCCGATCCCGCCCGTGGCGAAGACCCTAATCCCGACTTTGTCGGCAGCGAACATCGTCCCCGCGACGGTCGTCCCGCCGCTGGCTTTTTTGACGACGGCCGCGGCGAAGTCGCGGCGGCTGACCTTCATCGCCGCGGCGGCCTGCGCGAGTTCGGCGAGTTCCGCGTCCGTGAGGCCGACGCGGACGGTCCCGTGGAGGACGCCGATCGTGGCGGGCGTCGCGCCGTCGGCGAGGACGGCCGCCTCCATGTCGCGGCCCAGCGCGAGGTTGGTCGGATGCGGGAGTCCGTGCGTGAGGACGGTCGACTCGAGCGCGACGACGGGTCGGTTCTGTTTCAAGGCGCGTTGGACGTCGTCCTTGACGACGAAAGGCGCGGGGAGGGTATCCATCAGATCACCAGTTGTTCGTAAAGTTTTTCGAGCGTGAGTCCGGGGAGGACGGCGCCGGAGTGGCGCAGGGTGAGCGAGGCGGCAGAGACGCCGAGGCGCACCGCGTCGTCGAGGTCCATTTCGTTGACGAGGCCAAAGAGGATGGTGGCGGTGAGCGCGTCGCCCGCGCCGGTGGGGTCGAGGATCGGGGTCTGGATGGCGGGGATGTGGCCGTTCGTCTCGGCTGAGGCGTACACGACGCCGAATTCGGCCAGGGTGACGAGCGCGATGTCCGCGCCGAGGTTGAGCAGGGCGCGCGCGGCTTCGAGCGCGGCGCGCGGGTCGGACGATTCGAAGACGTGACCAGTGAGGGCCGCGGCTTCTTTGACGTTGCAGGTGATGAAGTGGAGTCGGTCGAGACGGGACTTCAAGCGCGTCGCGAGGAACGCGGAGGCCGGATCGGCGCAAATGGGGACCTTGGCCTTTTTTGCCATGGCGAACGCGGTTTTGAGCGCGGCTTCGGACAGGTTGCCGTCCACGAAGACGAGGCTGGCTTCCTCGAAGAGGCCGACGTGCTGGCGAAGCAGTTCGGGCGTGAACTCGGACATGACGCGCATGTCGTCCACGGCGAAACGCAGGCGGGCGCGCGGGTCCAGCACGCCCATGTAGAAGCCTGTGGGGTAAAGTTCCGTGCGGAGGACGGCCGATACGTCCACACCCGCGGCGGCGGTGTATTCGAGCAGTTCGTCGCCGGAGCGGTCCATCCCCACCACGCTGACGAGTTTAACGGGCTGTCCCAGCCGCGCCAAATTCTCCGCCACGTTGCGCGCCACGCCGCCATAGGAGGCGCGTATCCGCGCCGGGTTGGAGGCGCCGGGCTGGAGGTCGGAGTCGAGCCGCCCGACGACGTCGAGGGAGGAGGAGCCGAGGAGGAGGAGGGTCATGGCGAATTACCAGAATATATCTTTTACAGTTATTATTGGTGTTTTGTTGATAATCTCTTGTAGTTCTTTTTCAATGACAGAGGGTGATACATTAACCGTAATGTGATAACCACATGCACAAACCAGAAAATATTTCGATTCTTGTCCGAGAGCCCGATTTGCCGCATTGCTAATTTGATCAAACTTATTATCTAATCTCCTCTTTTTACATTTTGGACAAAAAGGGCCAATAATTAGATTATTACTTCCAATTTTCCACAGTAAACCTCGATAAATTATTGTTCTTCTCCTCAATTGAATCTGTTGAATCAATTTTACCCCACCAATGATACTAAAAAATATAACAGCTACTATATATGCTGGTAAAGTGATGGGGGTCACGACCCACTTCCACAGTGCAATTAACAAGATCATAATTGCAGCAAGAAAAGACACGCCAAACAAACTCATTAAATACTTGTCAATCACAAGAGTTAATAGTCCCCACAGAGTATTTTTTAAGAAATCCAACAAAAGATCACCGGCACTTTTCAGTGTTTTGTTTGGTGCTTTTTGTTTAATCTTTCTCATGGCTTAAATTTATCATTCATAAGTTAAGGAATTCCAACCTCTGCCAAGAGCCTTTTCAGCAGTATTTTTGTGCCGAAAATCCATGTTCGTTATTGCTATGCCTAGTCAAATTAACATTTCTACGCACCAAGGCGGTAGAAGTGCTGCATTTGATGACTTCCAAGTAAGAAAATCCACTTTGACAATGCCTGAATATACTCAATTTGCGAGTGATGGTTTAAACTCATCAAAGCTCCAAGTGTTACCATATCGTTCGTTGTAGATAAAAAGCCCTTGTAGCTGTTTCTTTGATTCCAAGTCCACATCTAGTCCAGGTAAGTTATCTTCTAGTAATTTGATCTCACTTTTGCTTGGCCATATTATCACAACATTTCCAATTGTTGGAAGCAAATCGGTGGGAATCAAAAAAATCGGAGAATGAATCCAAATGCTTAAATTTAGATGCGAAGCTTCCTGAATAAGATATCTTATTTGAACTTCCAGATCTTCAATCCATTTTTGCAAAGTATCGAAAATAAATATTATTGGAAATCCGTTTTCATTTCTTAAACGCTCTCTTAACCATACTCTTATTTGAGCTATCGCTTTAGCGTTTTCACCCTGAGTACCATCATTAATTCTAAAAATTTGCCCGGGGATAAAAGCAATATTGTCAAAATTATGAAGGATTTTACATTTCTCATATTTTCCTCCAGAGGAGGATAGAGCAAAAACAACGGACGCGTTTTCACTTAGAGCGTTTTGAATCATTTTATCTATAATTCTTTCACTTAGTCCTGGTCTATTCACTATTAGACTCGTTCCTGCTATATCAAAATTTTGCTTGCTGACTTCTTCAAAGGAAGGAATGTTTTCGCCAAGATTTTCATGCGCTTGTAATGATTCGGGGCTGTCTTTGATATCTGACATTAATGGCTGAGTCGTCAATATCTTATTGACAGATGTTTTGGCTTTTACTGTTGAAAAAAAATTCCGAAAGCCTCTTTTGGAAGAAGATTCGTTTCCTTGACTTACGATTCCTGAAAACTCAAAAGGAAAATTTATTTCTGCAATATCTATCTGTAGCATTTTGATTTCGTTAAATACTTTAAATCCCAAATGTGCAGATATAACCTTTATTTCCTCTAGTAAGCGATTAACATTTTCAAGATACAAACGACCTGTACAATTAACGTCAAAGTTATAACGAATTAAATCAATATAACAATTTATGACTAGCTGATTGACATCATCGGTGTCAAAAAACTCTTTTGCAGCTCGCAGAAGTTTTTCTGCATATTGAAGGTGGTGTTTGCTTGTACAATAAAAACCCAATAAGTGACAATGGGCAAGTAGAATTTGAGCAAAGGCTTTTTCGATTGGATCATCGGTATGGTCTGCTTTTGTAGAAATTTCAGTTACAAGAATTTTATTGTTAGATAATTCAGCTGGCTCCATGGCGCCAAGTATGTTTCTCCAATTGTCAATATATACACGATCTGCATCTATTGGCGTCCTTAACAAGGCCAGCACTCTGGAAAAGAGTTCATAATCTATTGTCGGGCGATCTTTCCTTGTTGACAACTGTTTCAACAGTTCATTCTTTTGCTCAAAAAAACTGTCAGATATTTCTTTAATGACCTCTTGGTATTGAACTGCGCCAGGTGATATGTAATGTCCTGAACGATAAATTTCTTGGTGCAACATAGACAAGGCACTAATGGAAGAGTCCAGGATAGTTCTTGCTTGTTCTATTTGTTCATAATAAGAATATATAAACCCCAATATCCAAAGGCTTATGGCGTGATTATATTTTTGGTTATTTTTTTCAAACTGAGCTTCTGCTCTTTCTGCATAATGCATTGCCCTAGCCCAATTTCCCTTCAAATAATACGCGTATGCAAGAAAAATTTGATAGAAAGGCAATTTATCATTGGCACGATCTATTTTTGCGTTTTTAGCTTTTGCCTCAACTTCTGTGATAACATTGTTAATCTCTGACGGGTTACTGCACTTATTCTTTAATTCTTGCATCATTTTTGTGTTGTCATTTGCTTCTAAATAATCAATCGCAAGCGAAAGTTTATTTTTCAACATCATTCTGCTCCCAAGGCTGTGCTTGCTCGCCCAAAATTTGTTGTAATTGCTCTAATGTATCTAGGGTCTCCTTTGCAAGATAAGCGCGCGTCAGCGGTTCACGCAAACTTTCGTCTAAAACACCAGCTAAAGAGAGGAGCACTGGTTCTGTAAATTGTCCGTTTCTATTTTTCTCTAGGCCCTCCGCGATTGCTAGGATAATTCTGTATTGTGCATCTGCTCGTGCTTTTTCCCGAGTACGAATACGAAAAGCTTTGGACTGGCCATCAATAATAGTTGCTAAGCTTTGTTTCTCAGCCATCCAATATTCTTTTTGACGTTTCTCCACTTCCGGGGGTAATTTTGTTTCCAACACCTGAAAATCAGTGACGTAAACCCCAAATCCATTCGTGGCAGAGTTTAGTTTCGTAAAGATATCCTGAACCGCATCGGGAGACAATATCTGCCCGCCATTGCGATTCGCTATAAATAGATCGTCCAGCATCCGGCTCCCAATATAGCCGGGGACAATCCCGGTCACCTGGCCCCAGGCGGCGTCAATCCAGGTGAACTCGGATGGCTCCCCCTCGGGGCAGGTCGGCCATCGCAGGGCGTAACGCTCAACGGCCTGCTTCACGGCAATTGGGTCGTAAGGAAACACCAGTTTACCTTCGGGGTCTTTTTTCTTTGGATCGCCGATACGGCATTCGATCCGAGCCTTAATTTCAATTTTAATGCCGTCCTTGGTCCAGGCATCGAACTTAGCCTCATGCACTTTGGGGCGCAGATCCACCACATATTTGACGGTCTCGTACCATTCCAGGAACGGGACTTTGTCTCCAGGGCCAATGATTCTAGAGAAGCGATTACCGCGTTCTACGTATAAGGCGCATCCATCGAAGACAATTAATATGAGCGGCCCCCCGAGCGTGCGCGCCATCCACACAGGCCACTGATCGGCTCTGGCGAAGCCTCCATCCTTTGCCATAATGTACTTGAATTGGATAAACATCGTGAACGGCGGCGGAAGTTTGAACTTTCCATACAGTCGATATTGGATGACCCGCCCCGGCTCGACACTTTCCGGCGGCAGGTAAAAATCGGTAAAAAACAGTTTAGCGAAACCAAACGCCTTTGAACGAATCATTTGAAGGCCAACATACGCGACCAGGAATGCCAGTAGAAAGGTTATCAGGATGGATACGGATACTCTGGGCAGCATCGCTAATTTTCCCAAATAACGAGAAATCAATTGGGCGACGACCGGAAAAGACCGGATCGCAATGAATCCGGCGATGATTACAACGCCCCCAAAAAATACATTTTCGAAATGCCGCGCATATTTGCCGAAACTCCGATAGGCATCGTCGCGGGTATACGCGGTTTGCCAGTCAGTTGGATTCTGCGGATAAGGGAAGGTCATTATTTCCTCGCTCCACGGCCGGAAAAGAATATATCCTGCCATTCCTGGAAGTATTTGCCCAATTTCTCTCTTTTCTTTCTCTCGCCGACTTGAGAACTCGCTTCATCCTCGTCGTCATCTTCCTCCGACAATTCTTTATGGACATAATCCTGCAGGGAACTCAGGAATCGCATGGCGATCACATGACGCGGCAATTCAGGATTTATCTCCTGGGTTTTCTGCAAACCTTCCGCGATGGAATTTAAAAGAAGCGATTCAGCGTATGCCCGCGCCTCCTGCTGCGCGCGTTCCGCCTCGGCTTCGGCCTCCGCAAGGATATTGTGGCGTTTTCTCTCCCACTCCGAACCCCACGTGTGGATCTGCTGATTCGCGATCAGGTCGTCCTGCTCCTCCTTCCTCGGGAATGTAAAATTGACCACCCGCGAAGCCAACAACAGGATCCCCGCCGCGCGCAGGGTCATCTCCGAATTTTTCCTGATTTCATCGGCAATGACGTCCATCGCGTTGGCAAATTTATAGTCGTTGGCGGGCCGCCACATCTCATCGAGATTTTTTTGCGAGATGACTTTACGGGTCTGGTTCTCGATCACGTTCATCACCCACTGGTCCCATAAAATAAGAGGCGTTCCTTCGCTAACCATTGTGCTGGTGATCCCAAGCGTCGCCTGAATGCGCGCATGAGAAAAGGGAAAACTCCCCCTGACGTAACTCAGTCTGTCCGCGCCGCGCAGAAACGGATTCTGCCGGCGGATCTGGCTGTAAAGATCCCTGTCCCAATCTTCTCGGTCAACGCGAAACGCCGTAAAATAACGCACGTTAAAGCGGATGCCGTCTTTGCTAAAGGCTTCGATCTCCCTGGAGCGGAGTTGCAATCTTAGATCAAAAACCTGGTCGAGTCGCTCCAATTTGCCGATAAAGGAGACGCCGGGATTTTCCACGCGTTTGAACCTGTTGCCGCCGGAGATCGTCGCCGCCTGATGCGACTTGGTCCAGATCAAGCCGGGACGTTGCAGTTTGCTGAGCAATGGGATGGGAAAATCGGAAAACTGCCAGGTGATATCGCCGGGAATACGCGGCTCATATTTTTTCCAGGCGTGACCGTCCACAACCGTGATTGGCGATTGCGTCCCCCAAGTGTAGGCGGCCAATACAAAGAACTTCTTCTTTTTCTCCGCTCGGTCTTCCGGGTCGGACGCGGGAAGTACCACATTTGCCAGACTGTAGAGCGCCCCGTAATAAACGGCGATGGCGGGGACAGAGATGAACAAAATTCCCATCCAGCGATTGATGAGCCAGCCAAAGACAATAACGCCGATATGTCCAAGCGACGACGCCAGCCAGCGTCTCTTCCCATGCTCACGACCAAGCCGAAAGGATAACGCGAAAAAAACAGCCAGGGCGACCGTCAAACGAACGCTTGAAAACACCCATGCCAGTTCTCCCCAGGTAAGAACCCGCTCTAGTTGAATATCGCTGATCACGTTTGCCTCAATGGCAACAGGTTTGTTGAACCATATCCACCAGATCATGTCCGGCAACGCCCATACAAACGCGATCCCAAAGACAATTAGAATCAAAAGAACGGTCTGAGACAGCAGTTCGCGGCTGCGACGTTCGTCGGTGTATTTTCTGAGATTGGAGGAAAAGAAATAAGCGGGATACGCGATCAGAAGCACGAATAATCCGACCCAAAGAAAGCCAACGTCGAACAAATCGTTGACGAAGCCGAACATGTTGTTGATAAACACAACCACGTTCATGCCAAAATTTACTCCGCTATCGAAGATTGAATGGCCTTTGCGTAACCCGTGAAGGCAGTATATACTCCCCAAAACCCCTTTGTCAAGGAATTATGACGCAAAAACCTCTCTTTTCTGTAGAGTTCCACTCCCACACCTCCGCCTCCAAAGACTCCCTCCTCCGCCCCGCGGACCTGGTCGCGGCGGCGCGGCGGAAGGGAATCGACCGCGTCGTGGTGACCGATCACAACTCCATCGCCGGCGCGTTGGAAGCGAAACGTCTCGACCCCGGGCGGATCATCGTCGGCGAGGAGATCATGACGACGCGCGGGGAGATCCTGGCCGCGTACGTGACGGAGGAGGTCCCGGCGGGGCTTTCGCCGCGGGAGACGATCCGCCGCCTGCGGGAGCAGAACGCGTTCATCAGCGTATCGCATCCGTTCGACCGGTTCCGCGAGGGAGGCTGGACGCGGGAGGATTTGACGGAGATCCTCCCGCTCGTGGACGCCATCGAAGCGTTCAACTCGCGCTGCATGTTTCCGCGCTTCAACGCCGAAGCGGAGGAGTTCGCGCGTCGAAACGGAGTCCCGCGCACGGTCGGGTCGGACGCGCACGCGGCGTTCGAGCTGGGGCGGTCGCTCCTCGAAGTCGAGCCGTTCGAAGGTCCGGACGAGTTGCGGGCGGTCGTCAGGCGCGGAAGCGCGCGGGTGAAATGGTCGCCGCCCTGGGTGCATCTCGCCTCCCGGTACGCGTCCATTCATAAAAGAATTAGAAGGAAGGCTTGACGCGTCCTTTCAATGCTGATAAACTACCGCTCTGTCTGCTCCGGGCAAACCTTCGGAGCAGTTTTTATGCCGAGCCTTGCGACCGGTTGCGGGCTTTGGTATAATTTTCCTGCTTAAACAGCAGGCCGACGTAGCTCAATCGGCAGAGCACCCGCCTTGTAAGCGGGCGGTTACGAGTTCGATTCTCGTCGTCGGCTCCACAAGAAGGGTCGGTTGGTCTGTTAGTCAGTTGGCCTTGCGAAACAGGGCCAAGCGACTAGTAGACGAAAGACTACTAGCAAACCGGGCAGTTACCCAAGTGGCCAAAGGGGACTGACTGTAAATCAGTTGTCAGCAGACTTCGGAGGTTCGAATCCTTCACTGCCCACTTCCGGTCCCAACCGGACCCGCGCAAGCGGAATAGACAGCACGTCAAGCCCACGTAGCTCAGTCGGCAGAGCACGTTCTTGGTAAGAACGGGGTCATGGGTTCAAATCCCATCGTGGGCTCAACTGCTGAAACAGCACACCCTGAGGAAACAAGGAGAAACGCAATGGCGAAGCAGAA
This genomic window contains:
- a CDS encoding formate--tetrahydrofolate ligase, with amino-acid sequence MATLKAKKPAKKVAVKKAVKKKTTARKPAVKKFPYAPTKLKLLDPVPSDIEIAQAGKLKPILQIAKELGIKESELELFGPHKAKIKLEILERIGKRPDGKYIDVTAITPTPLGEGKTTTTVGVSQALGAHLGKRVMTVIRQPSQGPTFGIKGGAAGGGYSQIIPMEDFNLHLTGDIHAITAAHNLCAAALDARMLHEKETPDDNKLFDALCPPDKKGRRKFSPSMLRRLKKLGIDKTDPNELTPEERARFARLDIDPNGIQWRRVIDVNDRFLREVMVGLGKDEAGHEHKSGYDITVASEIMAILALTTGLEDMRERLGRMVVAVNMRGEAVTAEDLGVAGALTVLMKDAIKPNLMQTLEGTPAIVHAGPFANIAHGNSSIIADKIALKLADYVLTESGFGADIGMEKFMDIKCRYSGLIPHVVVLVATIRALKMHGGGPKVVAGKPLPPEYIDENLELLEKGLPNLTQHIENALKYGVNVVVAVNSFAADTPAEVEMVRQAALAAGAVDAVESRHWMEGGKGAVKLAEAVVKACEMSSDFRFLYPLEMSIKEKIETIAREIYRADGVDYTPEVEAKIERFTKLGFSGLPICMAKTHLSFTDQAAVKGAPRGFRITISDIRASVGAGFIYPLLGTMRTMPGLPTRPVFYDVDVDLKTGKVVGLF
- a CDS encoding uridylate kinase encodes the protein MPLNEDMRKLYRTLDAHIRVCYIQRMTGLTLLKLGGSLITDKDKPFTPRLDKLNALADEIASSWTSDRPLILGHGSGSFGHAAAKRYGTRDGLTPLVPAGRSPLLRSKRGETEGGAYWKGFAEVWFQASQLNRFVMEALRGAGLPAVALAPVSAVTARGPRVARWDLTPLRAALEAGLVPVVYGDVIFDEARGGTILSTEDLFAHLARELRPGRILLAGLEAGVWEDFPARTRLVRRVGLQSYEAMRAEIGASSSVDVTGGMSAKVGLMFELIREIPGLTARIFSAEEAGNLSRALAGEAVGTELGA
- a CDS encoding thioesterase — translated: MSDKAFQDYYPDYFAVCYGCGSQNELGYQIKSHWDGDETVAYFQPKPYHTAIPGYVYGGLLASLIDCHGTGTAAAAGYRAENREMDSEPPLRYLTASLHVDYLKPTPLGPVLEVRGRVKEVKGRKVVIEEWITVNGEITVKGEVVAVQVPEQMVKDLLK
- a CDS encoding pseudouridine-5-phosphate glycosidase, which encodes MDTLPAPFVVKDDVQRALKQNRPVVALESTVLTHGLPHPTNLALGRDMEAAVLADGATPATIGVLHGTVRVGLTDAELAELAQAAAAMKVSRRDFAAAVVKKASGGTTVAGTMFAADKVGIRVFATGGIGGVHREARFDVSPDLQALASTRMIVVCAGAKSILDLPSTLEMLETNGVPALGYGTDEFPAFFSRRSGFKTSARVDSPQEAADFARAHWELGMPSAVLVCRPISAEDEIPREEIDPVEEQASREAQERGIGGQALTPFLLQRVNELTDGKSMRANLSLLLGNARLAAQIAKAMIPPLKTRDL
- a CDS encoding ribokinase; its protein translation is MTLLLLGSSSLDVVGRLDSDLQPGASNPARIRASYGGVARNVAENLARLGQPVKLVSVVGMDRSGDELLEYTAAAGVDVSAVLRTELYPTGFYMGVLDPRARLRFAVDDMRVMSEFTPELLRQHVGLFEEASLVFVDGNLSEAALKTAFAMAKKAKVPICADPASAFLATRLKSRLDRLHFITCNVKEAAALTGHVFESSDPRAALEAARALLNLGADIALVTLAEFGVVYASAETNGHIPAIQTPILDPTGAGDALTATILFGLVNEMDLDDAVRLGVSAASLTLRHSGAVLPGLTLEKLYEQLVI
- a CDS encoding histidinol phosphate phosphatase, which produces MTQKPLFSVEFHSHTSASKDSLLRPADLVAAARRKGIDRVVVTDHNSIAGALEAKRLDPGRIIVGEEIMTTRGEILAAYVTEEVPAGLSPRETIRRLREQNAFISVSHPFDRFREGGWTREDLTEILPLVDAIEAFNSRCMFPRFNAEAEEFARRNGVPRTVGSDAHAAFELGRSLLEVEPFEGPDELRAVVRRGSARVKWSPPWVHLASRYASIHKRIRRKA